In a single window of the Rhodoferax saidenbachensis genome:
- a CDS encoding branched-chain amino acid ABC transporter permease, whose translation MEIFGIPIQAFLGQLLLGLVNGSFYAMLSLGLAVIFGLLGIVNFAHGALYMIGAYVAFVALDKFGINFWFALVISPLVVGALGVVIERTLLKRLYKIDPIYGLLLTFGLALIAEGVFRYWFDVSGQSYPVPDLLQGATNLGFMVLPNYRAFVVFASVVICLSTWFVIERTRLGAYLRAGTENPTLVQAFGINVPMMVMLTYGGGCGLAALAGVLAAPIIQVTPLMGSNLIIVVFAVVVIGGMGSILGSILTGLALGLIEGLTKVFYPEASSIVVFVIMAIVLMIRPAGLFGKEK comes from the coding sequence ATGGAAATCTTCGGCATCCCGATACAGGCCTTTCTGGGCCAACTCCTGCTTGGCCTGGTCAACGGCTCGTTTTACGCGATGCTGAGCCTGGGTCTGGCAGTCATCTTCGGGCTGCTGGGGATCGTGAATTTCGCGCACGGAGCGCTGTACATGATTGGCGCCTACGTGGCGTTTGTTGCGCTGGACAAATTTGGCATCAACTTCTGGTTTGCGCTGGTCATCTCGCCGCTGGTGGTGGGCGCGCTCGGTGTGGTCATCGAGCGTACGCTGCTTAAGCGCTTGTACAAGATTGATCCCATCTACGGCTTGCTTTTGACCTTTGGTCTAGCGCTGATTGCCGAGGGTGTATTCCGTTACTGGTTTGACGTATCGGGCCAGTCGTATCCGGTGCCCGATTTGCTGCAAGGCGCCACCAATCTGGGCTTTATGGTGCTGCCGAACTACCGCGCGTTTGTGGTGTTCGCCTCCGTCGTGATTTGCCTGTCTACGTGGTTTGTCATCGAGCGCACTCGGCTGGGTGCTTATCTGCGTGCTGGCACCGAAAACCCGACGCTGGTCCAAGCCTTCGGTATCAATGTGCCGATGATGGTGATGCTGACCTATGGCGGCGGTTGCGGTCTGGCTGCGCTGGCCGGTGTGCTGGCTGCGCCCATCATTCAGGTCACGCCGCTGATGGGCAGCAACCTGATCATCGTGGTGTTTGCCGTCGTTGTGATCGGTGGCATGGGCTCCATCCTCGGATCAATATTGACAGGCCTCGCGTTGGGCCTCATTGAGGGTTTGACCAAAGTGTTTTACCCGGAAGCTTCGAGCATCGTCGTGTTCGTGATCATGGCCATCGTGCTGATGATCCGGCCTGCCGGTCTGTTCGGTAAGGAAAAATAA